gggactggtgttgggtataaaatacccacagccggaacccacggcggaaccgccatcagcaagcgctgctccgcccggactcctacgggagccgggctccaccgacggcatcagcaagtgcagctccgcccggactcctacgggagccgggctccgacgacatcagcaagtgcagctccgcccggactcctacgggagccgggctccgccgccatcagcaagcgctgctccgcccggactcctacgggagccgggctccgccgccgacatcaaaacagctccgcccggactcctacgggagccgggctccgctctcaacatcaattgctggtaagctcagtccggactcttacgagagccggacttcacccttgactttgtttgcagcgcagctccgcccggactcctacgggagccgggctccgacgacatcagcaagtgcagctccgcccggactcctacgggagccgggctccgccgccatcagcaagcgctgctccgcccggactcctacgagagccgggctccgccgccgacatcaaaacagctccgcccggactcctacgggagccgggctccgctctcaacatcaattgctggtaagctcagtccggactcttacgagagccggacttcacccttgactttgtttgcagcgcagctccgcccggactcctacgggagccgggctccgacgacatcagcaagtgcagctccgcccggactcctacgggagccgggctccgccgccatcagcaagcgctgctccgcccggactcctacgggagccgggctccgccgccgacatcaaaacagctccgcccggactcctacgggagccgggctccgctctcaacatcaattgctggtaagctcagtccggactcttacgagagccggacttcacccttgactttgtttgcagcgcagctccgcccggactcctacgggagccgggctccgacgacatcagcaagtgcagctccgcccagactcctacgggagccgggctccgccgccatcagcaagcgctgctccgcccggactcctacgggagccgggctccgccgccgacatcaaaacagctccgcccggactcctacgggagccgggctccgctctcaacatcaattgctggtaagctcagtccggactcttacgagagccggacttcacccttgactttgtttgcagcgcagctccgcccgaactcctacgggagccgggctccgacgacatcagcaagtgcagctccgcccggactcctacgggagccgggctccaccgccatcagcaagcgcagctccgcccggactcctacgggagccgggctccaccgccatcagcaagcgctgctccgcccggactcctacgggagctgggctccaccgccgacatcaaaacagctccgcccggactcctacgggagccgggctccgctctcaatatcaattgctggtaagctcagtccggactcttacgagagccggacttcacccttgactttgtttgcagcgcagctccgcccggactcctacgggagccgggctccaccgccatcagcaagcgcagctccgcccggactcctacgggagccgggctccgctcacgatggctccgaccgttgccgagcttcagtcgacagatccacgccccctgacaggccctcaaaacggccgcgaccctgctccacctcctgtggcggactccgtacagctccattatccccctggcaggccgcagtaacggccacgaacctgctccacctcctgtggcggactccgcacagctccattatccccctggcaggccgcagtaacggccacgaacctgctccacctcctgtggcggactccgcacagctccattatccccctggcaggccacagttacggccacgaacctgctccacctcctgcgatggataccatgcagttcccctgacgacggacgctgctccacccttcataacggattccacgtggcaagtcgaggtgatacccgcgtgtccgctccactatctttcgcaatcaattcccctgaccatgggcggcccactaccaggcagttacgcacgtcgccatcagtccgttgcctcccccgcctataaaaggggggactcagatacgttattttttaaactcatttctcttatctcaaaactctgctaaattctccgttcgagcactccattcttgttgaggcagagaactgacttgagcgtcggagggtcttgccggagcaaccccacctccggtttagacttcccttgcaggtcccgacggcgaccgcggcctcctcaactccagcttctccggcgcaggcggatttttgcaccaacagttatgaaaatatcttatttgaaatgttatgatgaagcatgattgaacatattgatttcatgatgcattatattgattgatttcgatactacatgattatatgttttattatcgaaattagaatatgaaacatgatttatgaagaattatgatataagaaacaataagaattgacaacctgactatgtaaaggaccctgccaatggaggcatatacgttgacaattgattgtcctgagggtttatgtcgccagcgagaccagtgacatgtcgccagagagaccagcgacaaaccgccagcgagaccagcagtttcaaaggacatggctgccagatgattcgcagcctaccgcaagcagatacgcggtattatgaccctgccacaggaaaaatgtggtcatagctcatggttgacgaaaaaaaattgaagaacaaaagaaattgaaatcttgaaagaaatttgaaatttcgaaaaagaaatgaatttggcatgaattatattgcataattgaaattaattttgaattgatgaactctatatgcttattttctataaatgattatttacttatatgtctgatgaaatctgttgagaagtgatcgttgcttactgggctgtctagctcattacctcttattttactatttttacagatgttgaggaattaagatgatacaagatatgaatggaagagtgatcagaagcagaatcttcatacttttattttgggttgaaaggcttattgaatttgatgcaaagcctttgaattgttgttgaatttattgagatattaaagaataaaaatttaggtcgttatattttagatttaaattgttgactaattattccgctgttgttttaggatagtatgacaagatgccttgcatgcttatgggaagagttttctatgagtatgcagcggttgctatgaccctcgattcaaaatctcgggtcgggggcatgacacattttctgtcaaaaaaaaaaaggggtctgGTAGTAAGATAATCCTTTCACTTTAAGCTATTTGGCTATAGGAATGTACAATTATTAATGCATTCCTGATGAGGATTATGTGTGAGACTTAGTCCCATATGAAATAAATGATTATTGGGAGATGGATTATCATGGACAATTGAGTCCAGAACTTGATAAATAAGCTTTTAAATCACCATGTACTCTAACATGTATATCAAGTCCTCCTCATATTAGGAGTCATCATCTCCTCAAACAATTCCTCTTTTGGTTTCTTTATTTTCCTCCTCTTAATATATAACATTCCACCAGTTTGTAAACCCAAAAGGCAGGATGAATATGACCAAGTCAGCCAAGACAAAATGTAAGAACTACCTCTGAAGGTTGATTCAATAGTTCAAACTTCAAACCAAATCCTCATCAGCAATTCATTAACCTTCAATGCTACCAGAAACTCAAGCAATGACATTGAGTTCAAAGATGTAGGTCTGGTATGGGGCCAGCATGTTAGCAACACATGATCATCAGAGCTTGAGACCCTCAATATCACACCATTCAATACAACCCAGCTTGTGAACAAGGACGGCATTGGTTATTCCCTTACCAAAATCAACATGACCAATGGCCACAATGTTGATGTAAACCATTTATGTTCCTGCTAATTTGTTATGGCTGGAAGTAACTGATGAAAGATGTGAAAGCAAGAATAGCCATCCGCGAACAAGAAAAGAAGTAACTATAACATCAGATATTAGTGGAAGAAATTGTCTgggaaaaataaaatctaacatTTTGAGTTCGAAGTTGACCATGTCAAACCTTCGCAGAATGTTCCCAAAACAACCATCAAAATTGCATGTTATATACACCCAGACAACTAATAATACAGTTCAGTCCAACTTGCAAGTATTAATTACAAGTTCAAGATCAACTATACTGATTTTTTTGAGTTCTGCAAGCATATGAATCCAGCCAAATATTTAAAGCTCACCACGGATGTAACATGTGCCCTTCCTTATCATGATAATGCAGGAACTTGTGCCCTTCCTAAAGATGCGTGGGCACAATTACTTTGGAAATGATGAGCTTCATCAATTCCAAGGTAGCTACGTGGTCATCCAAATTTCTGCCACCGAGGTTATTCAGACCAATCAGGCCAATCTCGCAGCCTTTTCTTCAGCATCaagcagaaaaagaaaaagtaataATGTAAGGGATGCATCTTTGATAACAAGAAAAATTAAATGATTTAAAATATGAAAGACAACCATTGCATCCTTGTGTTCCACGCCTTTTCAGTAGAGGAAAATGGCACTAAACACGATGCATTGGGAATTAAGATGGTCATAAGATATTCTTTGCGTAGAATATGTCTTACCTACATTTCCAAAGTTGTGAGGTGGATCATGTCACATCTTACcgggagagaaattctttgtacaccatagATGACGcagaaaatctgacgtggagcactttattttatctgattgatctatgtagtcatcatttttcaacatgtatttaatacctgcagatcgattttttcatttaaaaattctatatgacaaaaatatcttgTCTTTTGGAAAAATTTATGATATACTATGGCATATTAtggtataagatgtcataatatgaaagatgcatttttgtccaatcattttctaatgcgcatttaatgtctgcagttttattttttcatttgaaaattttaaatgatgaaaatattcttattctttaaaaaaattatgacatcctgtgcatattatgacatcctgcattatattatgatatctcgtgaacaaaaattatgattttctgaacgtaggatgtcataatatggacatagaatgtaataattttttcaaagaataggaatattttcgtcatataaaatttttaaataaaaaaatcgatcttCAGACATTAAATGTACGTTGAAAAGTGATGACTATGTGGACCAATTGGACAAAATGGTGCACTCCACATCGGATCTTCTACACCGCCCACAAAGAATTTCCCCTTATCGAGGTATAAGTATAGGGAGGAAGGAGAGGGGGCTAAGGAATCCTAACTCCCCTTCCTATTCTTGCGCGGTGATCACTTGAGAAAAGTGTTTAATGGCAAGCCAGGGAAAAGATGCACTACCATTCCACAAGAACCTCCTGCAGAGTGATGCCCTTCATAACGTctgttctttttcttcctcttcttgtccCTGAAGAGAACTTCCTGTTTATTTGGAAcccttttttttgttgttgttgttgctgctgctgcggCCCTTCCAACCAGCTGTTTTCTTCTTTGCAGTATATCTTAGAGACGAGTGTTTACCCACGGGAGCATGAACAACTCAAGAGATTGAGAGAGGTGACTCTGAAACACATGTGGCAAGTTCTAACTCTTTAAACACTGCCAAATATTATTGGACCATTATAGGATTACAGCAAGTAGTTACAAAGGACCTTGAACTTTTTTATAAATTCTTAGTTCAAACATAGTAGCATTTGTTGGACATGATTATAATTGTTAAATTGTAAACATAAAGTGGCTAAATGTGTAGTTGTGAATGCCATTCCTATAAAAATAGTTCCAATTGTTAGTGCAAAAGCAAGTAGTATATAGTTATTTTCATAGAAAAATAAATGAATGGCTCTTTTTATATGGCTGAGGAGGAGAGGGTCCCCGCGGTGGAGATTGTGGTTGTGGTTGTTTGGTTTGGTGTTCATGTTGAGCTAATATTTCATATGGCTCGTTCTTGTCAGATAAGAATTGGCTTGGTCTAGGAACACAAATGgagatatttctttttttttttttttccggtggTATCTTTTTctacttattcttttttttttttccaattgtaGATATCTTTTTctacttatctttttttttttccaattgtaGATGTCAGAAAGATGTTCTTTCCTATTATGTTATATGGATCTTATATTGCCGTTAAATTCTTACTATATCTAAGTACATCATGTCAGAGTAAGATAAGCATTCTCTGTTTATCACGCTAGTGTCTAACTATGATCCTCAATCTTTGAACATTGGACTTTTGTCATACAATAGTCTTAAGTGATAATCTCTGCTTCCTTAACTAATTTAGCTACCCAAATTCATATAGACTTTAATTAATTATGGGGAACAAATGCTTAAGAGGCCCAACTCTTTGATCTATGTTGATTTTAATCTCATATGAGATGAGATGATTATAGTTGGTCCTCAACACCTTATTTGAATTTCTTGATGTAATAGGGGTTTAATGAGCACACCTCCAGAGGAAGGCCAGTTTCTCTCCATGCTTCTAAAGCTCATGAATGCAAAGAAGACAATAGAGATTGGGGTGTTTACAGGTTATTCGCTCCTTGTGACAGCATTGGCATTACCAAAGGATGGCAACGTGTGCTTCAACccctttgttctttctttgtcaTTTGATTTGGCATTTTAGACTCGTTCATAAAGTTTGTATCTTTGAAGACTTTGCAAAAGATATATTAGCCCAAATTCACAGCAtgggatgaaaaaaaaaaggcttaATGTTAGTTTTAACcatcaatctttttgaaaaatttgacGTACGAAAATCTGCTTAATTTTGTATCCTTCTTGTTTGTGCTTTTATTGTAGATAATGGCAATAGACATGGACAAGTCCTGCTACGAGATAGGACTACCATTTATTCAAAAAGCAggagttgaatacaagattaattTCATTGAGTCAGAAGCAATGCctattcttgataaaatgattcaGGAGGTGAGCTTTTATCACATCTCAAAACAACTAAACATGATAACCTTTTTGGTTCACAGAAAGTTCTATCTTTCATGTTTAAATGTAATGATATGAAATTATGAATGGTATCTCGAGAAAAGTTTGCGTCAAATATTACTTTGGCTCAACATAGACCCAAACCACATAGATGTCCTCTATAAAGGCATTGGATGATTGGAGGACAAAACTTTATAATTGGTTAGATATATTCATGTGACATTGGACATTGAAAAAGAGTGAGGATGTTTGCATTAATGATGGAGCTAGGTTATGATGATATAAATTAACATAATTATCGAAtttattagattatattttagTTTGCTTATGAGGAGGGAACTATGAAACAAATGCTATGTGTCCCTTTTGTATGGCAAGATATTGGAAGGAATATCCCAGTATAATGTAGAATTCTGATAGTAATTAAGTAG
Above is a genomic segment from Elaeis guineensis isolate ETL-2024a chromosome 1, EG11, whole genome shotgun sequence containing:
- the LOC105032439 gene encoding norbelladine 4'-O-methyltransferase, with amino-acid sequence MASQGKDALPFHKNLLQSDALHNYILETSVYPREHEQLKRLREVTLKHMWGLMSTPPEEGQFLSMLLKLMNAKKTIEIGVFTGYSLLVTALALPKDGNIMAIDMDKSCYEIGLPFIQKAGVEYKINFIESEAMPILDKMIQEEKKEDSFDFAFVDADKLNYREYHERLLKLVKVGGVIAYDNTLWFGTVATPVDSFVPEMVIEKRNFFINFNNLLAADSRIEISQVCIGDGLTICRRII